A genome region from Triticum aestivum cultivar Chinese Spring chromosome 2B, IWGSC CS RefSeq v2.1, whole genome shotgun sequence includes the following:
- the LOC123042640 gene encoding BTB/POZ and MATH domain-containing protein 1-like has product MAAPQTATASACIPETARGTHVFTVAGYKLHKVLGVGNFIRSATFAVGGYDWCVRYYPDGHSADTKDYVSVCVELQSKKSVVRALYNLSLTNQATGMPSLIFSRPRSLPAFNSRKKDKDMHVKGGDRFMKTELLEASPYLQDDCIVIHCDMTVVLKVKDIPAVAMATTKAPEIQLPPSDLSNNLAKLLEGKKGADVTIKVSGQTFYAHKLVLAMRSPVFDADLNGPMWDNEKQCIQIEDMQPAVFRALLHFVYTDSLPAAMDGNKEMMRHLLVAADRYAMGRMKLMCEIILCKSLDPKSVVATLALADQHGCSKLKKACIEYIKIFN; this is encoded by the coding sequence ATGGCAGCACCGCAGACGGCTACAGCGTCGGCATGCATCCCGGAGACGGCGCGGGGCACGCACGTGTTCACGGTCGCCGGATACAAGCTGCACAAGGTCCTCGGCGTCGGCAATTTCATACGATCCGCCACCTTTGCCGTCGGCGGCTACGACTGGTGCGTCCGCTACTACCCCGACGGACACAGTGCCGACACCAAAGACTATGTTTCAGTGTGCGTCGAGCTGCAGAGCAAGAAATCCGTGGTCAGGGCGCTCTACAACCTGAGCCTCACCAACCAGGCCACCGGGATGCCGTCATTGATCTTCTCCCGGCCGAGGTCACTTCCGGCGTTCAACTCCCGCAAGAAGGACAAGGACATGCATGTCAAGGGGGGTGACCGGTTCATGAAGACGGAGCTCCTGGAGGCATCCCCGTACCTTCAGGATGACTGCATCGTCATCCACTGCGACATGACCGTTGTCCTCAAGGTCAAGGATATACCTGCCGTCGCCATGGCCACCACAAAGGCCCCGGAGATACAGCTGCCGCCGTCGGACCTGTCCAACAACCTCGCAAAGCTGCTTGAGGGGAAGAAAGGAGCGGATGTGACCATCAAAGTCAGTGGGCAGACCTTCTACGCACACAAGCTCGTGCTCGCTATGCGGTCACCCGTCTTCGATGCGGACCTCAACGGGCCAATGTGGGACAACGAGAAACAGTGCATACAGATCGAGGACATGCAGCCCGCTGTTTTCAGGGCATTGCTCCACTTCGTATATACAGACTCGTTGCCAGCTGCCATGGATGGCAACAAGGAgatgatgaggcacttgcttgtggcTGCAGACAGGTATGCCATGGGAAGGATGAAGCTCATGTGTGAGATTATTCTCTGCAAGAGCCTCGATCCCAAGAGTGTCGTGGCCACATTGGCTCTGGCTGACCAACATGGTTGCAGCAAGCTCAAAAAAGCTTGCATTGAGTAtatcaaaatcttcaactag
- the LOC123042639 gene encoding probable inactive carboxylesterase Os04g0669700 translates to MEEPPPAEPRSQRFVLWLHGLGDSGRANEPVAGYAFAGARWAFPTAPTAAVRCNRGMLMPSWFDIHDTPITSKSVRGEADVLRSVESVHAMIDREISAGTRPEDVFVFGLSQGGALSIASVLLYPKTLGGCAVFSGFLPFGASFASRVTAEAKKTPVLWVHGRADFLVPIEAGKDGTKFLRGRLGMRCEFKVYDGLGHELAPYELQYCERWADGGGGGSNDDPRTRSVDRGVPRTRRSCSCGFGFFSWS, encoded by the exons ATGGAGGAGCCCCCGCCGGCGGAGCCTCGGTCGCAGCGGTTCGTGCTGTGGCTGCACGGGCTGGGGGACAGCGGCCGCGCAAACGAGCCGGTGGCCGGGTACGCCTTTGCCGGCGCCCGCTGGGCCTTCCCCACGGCGCCCACCGCGGCCGTCAGATGCAACC GTGGCATGTTGATGCCGTCGTGGTTCGACATCCACGACACGCCCATCACCTCC AAATCCGTGAGGGGCGAGGCGGACGTGCTGAGGTCCGTGGAGAGCGTGCACGCCATGATCGACCGGGAGATATCCGCCGGAACAAGGCCGGAGGACGTCTTTGTGTTCGGGCTCAGCCAGGGAG GCGCGCTGAGCATCGCGAGCGTGCTGCTGTACCCCAAGACGCTGGGCGGCTGCGCGGTCTTCAGCGGCTTCCTCCCGTTCGGTGCATCCTTCGCGTCCAGGGTGACGGCCGAGGCCAAGAAGACGCCGGTGCTGTGGGTGCACGGGCGAGCAGACTTCCTGGTCCCGATCGAGGCCGGCAAAGACGGGACCAAGTTCCTGCGGGGACGGCTCGGGATGAGATGCGAGTTCAAGGTGTACGACGGGCTCGGCCACGAGCTGGCGCCCTACGAGCTCCAGTACTGCGAGCGCTGGGCCGACGGCGGGGGTGGTGGCTCCAACGACGACCCAAGGACAAGAAGCGTGGACCGTGGCGTCCCGAGGACCAGGCGCTCCTGCAGCTGCGGATTCGGCTTCTTCTCTTGGTCGTAA